A region from the Drosophila ananassae strain 14024-0371.13 chromosome 2L, ASM1763931v2, whole genome shotgun sequence genome encodes:
- the LOC6505989 gene encoding F-box/LRR-repeat protein fbxl-1 isoform X1: protein MDISTDIWGQLAVEASQVYLSDGTVRSPFADTTIEKLPDKVLLHIFSYLSHREICRLARICRRWRQIAYDTRLWKNVSLRPEVSGLHVGSLEMLLQLISVRFGPTLRYIELPIELITHTVLHELSAKCPNLTHMLLDFSTAMQLHDFSEMQAFPTKLRYMCICLSEVIFMEGFMRKIYNFINGLEVLHLIGTYEKCEEEEEEIYEVINVHKLKSATPNLRVINLYGINFIDDSHIDAFSSNCIQLECLAVNFCNKVTGSTLKTLIQRSKRLTCLLMNGTSLKSEFVMQAEWDKCALQELDITATDLSTECLVDMLTRIPSLKFLSAGQINGFNDSVLKQWVESGVTRSLISLDLDSSDNITDEGLLKFLQRQGHQLSACCLSGMPHITDQLWMSILPLLGNCKIIVMGTAEKLGVNIHVDQLMDTIASNCGNLERLELRWDPDNLRFSDKSQKAIDILRVKCLKLRCMVLSDGRYYETVKANFERADRITVVRTTTCCRVSPYHLLRNYNDLIFN, encoded by the exons ATGGATATTTCCACGGATATTTGGGGTCAACTGGCGGTCGAGGCCTCGCAGGTTTACCTTTCGGATGGCACAGTTCGCAGTCCCTTTGCCGATACG ACCATTGAGAAGCTGCCCGACAAGGTGCTGCTGCACATCTTCTCGTATCTGTCGCACCGCGAGATTTGCCGCCTGGCCCGGATTTGTCGCCGATGGCGACAGATCGCCTACGACACTCGCCTCTGGAAGAATGTGTCCCTGCGGCCAGAGGTCTCCGGTTTGCATGTCGGCTCCTTGGAGATGCTCCTCCAGCTGATATCCGTCAGGTTTGGACCTACCCTGCGGTATATTGAACTTCCCATTGAACTGATCACACACACGGTGCTCCATGAGCTCTCCGCCAAGTGCCCCAATCTCACCCACATGCTGTTGGACTTTTCCACAG CTATGCAGCTTCATGATTTCAGCGAAATGCAGGCTTTCCCCACCAAGCTCCGGTACATGTGCATCTGCCTGTCGGAGGTGATCTTCATGGAGGGCTTCATGCGCAAGATCTACAACTTCATCAATGGCCTGGAGGTGCTCCATCTGATCGGCACGTATGAGAAGtgcgaggaggaggaggaggagatcTATGAGGTCATCAATGTGCACAAACTCAAGTCCGCCACACCCAATCTTCGCGTGATTAATCTCTATGGCATCAATTTCATCGATGACTCGCACATCGACGCCTTCAGCTCCAACTGCATCCAGCTGGAATGCTTGGCGGTTAATTTTTGCAACAAAGTCACTGGCTCCACTTTGAAGACCCTTATCCAGAGATCCAAGCGGCTCACCTGCCTCCTGATGAATGGAACCAGTCTGAAGTCCGAGTTTGTGATGCAGGCCGAGTGGGACAAGTGTGCCCTGCAGGAGCTCGACATCACGGCCACGGATCTGTCCACCGAGTGCCTGGTGGACATGCTGACCCGTATACCCAGCTTGAAGTTCCTATCCGCTGGACAGATCAATGGTTTCAATGACAGCGTCCTTAAGCAGTGGGTGGAGTCGGGAGTTACTCG aTCCCTCATCTCATTGGATCTGGACTCCTCGGACAACATCACGGATGAGGGTCTGCTGAAGTTCCTACAACGTCAGGGCCATCAATTGAGTGCCTGCTGTCTCTCCGGAATGCCCCACATTACGGaccaactttggatgagcatTTTGCCGCTGCTCGGAAACTGCAA GATCATTGTGATGGGCACTGCGGAGAAACTGGGTGTAAACATCCATGTGGATCAGCTTATGGACACCATTGCCTCGAACTGCGGCAACTTGGAGCGACTGGAGTTGCGCTGGGACCCGGACAATCTTCGTTTCTCGgacaaaagccaaaaagccATTGATATTCTACGTGTTAAGTGTCTCAAGCTGCGGTGCATGGTCCTCAG CGATGGTCGCTACTACGAGACGGTTAAAGCCAACTTCGAGCGAGCTGATCGTATTACCGTGGTCCGAACCACCACCTGCTGTCGGGTGTCACCTTATCACTTGCTCCGCAACTACaatgatttaattttcaaCTGA
- the LOC6505989 gene encoding F-box/LRR-repeat protein fbxl-1 isoform X2, with the protein MDNWNVLAAQTSSQAIGRDDPGAAGKTRLTIEKLPDKVLLHIFSYLSHREICRLARICRRWRQIAYDTRLWKNVSLRPEVSGLHVGSLEMLLQLISVRFGPTLRYIELPIELITHTVLHELSAKCPNLTHMLLDFSTAMQLHDFSEMQAFPTKLRYMCICLSEVIFMEGFMRKIYNFINGLEVLHLIGTYEKCEEEEEEIYEVINVHKLKSATPNLRVINLYGINFIDDSHIDAFSSNCIQLECLAVNFCNKVTGSTLKTLIQRSKRLTCLLMNGTSLKSEFVMQAEWDKCALQELDITATDLSTECLVDMLTRIPSLKFLSAGQINGFNDSVLKQWVESGVTRSLISLDLDSSDNITDEGLLKFLQRQGHQLSACCLSGMPHITDQLWMSILPLLGNCKIIVMGTAEKLGVNIHVDQLMDTIASNCGNLERLELRWDPDNLRFSDKSQKAIDILRVKCLKLRCMVLSDGRYYETVKANFERADRITVVRTTTCCRVSPYHLLRNYNDLIFN; encoded by the exons ATGGATAATTGGAATGTTTTGGCAGCCCAGACATCATCCCAAGCCATTGGACGCGACGACCCCGGTGCGGCGGGAAAGACGCGACTG ACCATTGAGAAGCTGCCCGACAAGGTGCTGCTGCACATCTTCTCGTATCTGTCGCACCGCGAGATTTGCCGCCTGGCCCGGATTTGTCGCCGATGGCGACAGATCGCCTACGACACTCGCCTCTGGAAGAATGTGTCCCTGCGGCCAGAGGTCTCCGGTTTGCATGTCGGCTCCTTGGAGATGCTCCTCCAGCTGATATCCGTCAGGTTTGGACCTACCCTGCGGTATATTGAACTTCCCATTGAACTGATCACACACACGGTGCTCCATGAGCTCTCCGCCAAGTGCCCCAATCTCACCCACATGCTGTTGGACTTTTCCACAG CTATGCAGCTTCATGATTTCAGCGAAATGCAGGCTTTCCCCACCAAGCTCCGGTACATGTGCATCTGCCTGTCGGAGGTGATCTTCATGGAGGGCTTCATGCGCAAGATCTACAACTTCATCAATGGCCTGGAGGTGCTCCATCTGATCGGCACGTATGAGAAGtgcgaggaggaggaggaggagatcTATGAGGTCATCAATGTGCACAAACTCAAGTCCGCCACACCCAATCTTCGCGTGATTAATCTCTATGGCATCAATTTCATCGATGACTCGCACATCGACGCCTTCAGCTCCAACTGCATCCAGCTGGAATGCTTGGCGGTTAATTTTTGCAACAAAGTCACTGGCTCCACTTTGAAGACCCTTATCCAGAGATCCAAGCGGCTCACCTGCCTCCTGATGAATGGAACCAGTCTGAAGTCCGAGTTTGTGATGCAGGCCGAGTGGGACAAGTGTGCCCTGCAGGAGCTCGACATCACGGCCACGGATCTGTCCACCGAGTGCCTGGTGGACATGCTGACCCGTATACCCAGCTTGAAGTTCCTATCCGCTGGACAGATCAATGGTTTCAATGACAGCGTCCTTAAGCAGTGGGTGGAGTCGGGAGTTACTCG aTCCCTCATCTCATTGGATCTGGACTCCTCGGACAACATCACGGATGAGGGTCTGCTGAAGTTCCTACAACGTCAGGGCCATCAATTGAGTGCCTGCTGTCTCTCCGGAATGCCCCACATTACGGaccaactttggatgagcatTTTGCCGCTGCTCGGAAACTGCAA GATCATTGTGATGGGCACTGCGGAGAAACTGGGTGTAAACATCCATGTGGATCAGCTTATGGACACCATTGCCTCGAACTGCGGCAACTTGGAGCGACTGGAGTTGCGCTGGGACCCGGACAATCTTCGTTTCTCGgacaaaagccaaaaagccATTGATATTCTACGTGTTAAGTGTCTCAAGCTGCGGTGCATGGTCCTCAG CGATGGTCGCTACTACGAGACGGTTAAAGCCAACTTCGAGCGAGCTGATCGTATTACCGTGGTCCGAACCACCACCTGCTGTCGGGTGTCACCTTATCACTTGCTCCGCAACTACaatgatttaattttcaaCTGA
- the LOC116656604 gene encoding uncharacterized protein LOC116656604, which translates to MEFALNLKMFENDNFSHAFKVWMEKRKLDLEQGKVNMSSNLNFIIEGDEPFFIAFDEFHMKHIQNAPESFHGWKIFAIAASNLNGHLQIIHLKSMSSGIGKLGSVAIKDSVEEVLNLINNLRLKNKLAGAVADKCPSNQEAIAFLQQKQVPVLYDLHHFCGTILRLGHVDTILTHLYLDVSFSKHNYVSYITKFKRLVEDNVPQDLKDRYIDELLSLESFVRNVFQVYPDRSTILKWLNSNHFERVGALLVSKTHVRVEEGFQQNPC; encoded by the exons ATGGAGTTCGcacttaatttaaaaatgtttgaaaatgATAATTTCTCCCACGCTTTTAAAGTATGGATGGAGAAGCGGAAATTGGATTTGGAGCAAGGGAAGGTAAACATGAGCAGTAACCTAAACTTCATCATCGAAGGCGATGAACCTTTTTTCATCGCTTTCGATGAGTTTCACATGAAACATATTCAA aaTGCGCCTGAAAGTTTCCATGGgtggaaaatatttgcaattgCGGCGTCCAATTTAAATGGACACCTGCAAATCATTCATTTGAAATCT ATGTCGAGTGGGATAGGGAAACTGGGTTCCGTCGCCATCAAGGATAGTGTGGAAGAAGTcctaaatttaataaataatttgcgcttaaaaaacaaattggcCGGCGCGGTGGCGGACAAATGCCCATCAAATCAGGAGGCAATAGCCTTCCTTCAACAAAAACAGGTGCCGGTCTTGTATGATCTACATCATTTTTGTGGAACCATACTAAGATTAGGTCATGTAGATACAATTTTAACACACCTGTATCTAGATGTTTCATTTTCGAAACATAATTATGTTTCATatataacaaaatttaaaaggtTAGTCGAGGACAACGTCCCACAGGATTTGAAGGATCGATACATAGATGAG TTGCTCAGCTTGGAATCCTTTGTGAGGAACGTGTTCCAGGTATATCCAGATAGGAGCACGATTTTAAAATGGTTGAATTCGAACCATTTCGAAAGAGTGGGCGCTTTGCTAGTTAGCAAAACCCATGTCAGAGTGGAAGAAGGATTCCAGCAAAACCCTTGTTAA
- the LOC6505537 gene encoding bromodomain-containing protein 8 — protein sequence MFKNYGQITNVKMIVKKTIIQRVAPQRRVIVAHRRRPVVAAPEPELSAPEPESVELVVGSSDDSNDNIPLATVASQEGKDRSQSGGESTVLPVDIEAENLVSEVAVEEIGETITLISTSSEYTAGSPITKVEEEPVTEPVPKQDNKEDESKEQEAVPEKSSEASESAKEPELKEEPASGEPQSKASKEEPEKTQKVEEKVATTAAAPAPASLHDTDEESSSLTDGSKQDDQPRSSKGKAHASKPAPDDSKNEAEHGGTPQPPFAPARAPLLRKLPHRDRSGSPMVDDDVTTASDHSTARSTRRRCSSTPVIDSIPNSPASSEHTDDRRETRAASKKLFLSIYSTLLDSKNAAPFKRPFHDEHAQRHVDLCLRPMDLPTIKRNIDSGFIRNLSELHRDVLLMAQNVLVAYKPHTNQHKTARLFVQDCQAIKEFSQQQQQQQQQQDTPVVSAPIATTPANSGSSKAEREKPSGNKARSGFRKSQRHH from the exons atgtttaaaaattatgGACAAATTACAAATGTg AAAATGATTGTCAAAAAAACGATAATTCAGCGGGTAGCCCCTCAACGGCGGGTGATTGTGGCCCACCGAAGGCGGCCAGTGGTGGCAGCGCCGGAGCCGGAGCTGTCAGCGCCGGAGCCGGAGTCTGTGGAACTAGTCGTTGGCTCTAGCGATGACTCCAATGACAATATTCCACTCGCCACTGTGGCCTCGCAGGAGGGAAAGGATCGTTCTCAGTCTGGTGGAGAATCCACAGTCCTCCCAGTCGACATCGAAGCCGAAAACCTTGTAAGTGAGGTGGCGGTGGAAGAGATTGGGGAGACCATTACGCTCATCAGCACTTCGAGCGAATACACGGCCGGCTCTCCCATAACCAAAGTGGAGGAGGAGCCTGTCACTGAACCTGTTCCGAAGCAGGACAATAAGGAAGACGAATCAAAAGAGCAGGAAGCTGTGCCGGAAAAGTCATCCGAGGCGTCAGAATCTGCAAAAGAGCCAGAACTCAAAGAGGAACCTGCCTCCGGCGAACCACAAAGCAAAGCAAGCAAAGAGGAGCCcgaaaaaactcaaaaagtgGAGGAGAAAGTAGCCACTACCGCCGCAGCTCCAGCGCCAGCTTCATTGCATGACACGGATGAGGAGTCCTCCTCGCTAACAGATGGCAGTAAACAGGACGACCAGCCAAGGAGTTCGAAGGGAAAGGCACATGCTTCGAAGCCAGCTCCAGATGATTCCAAGAACGAGGCAGAGCACGGCGGAACACCCCAGCCGCCTTTCGCGCCAGCTCGTGCTCCGCTTTTGAGGAAACTTCCGCATCGGGATCGCTCCGGAAGTCCAATGGTGGACGATGATGTCACAACGGCCAGTGACCATTCCACAGCCCGGTCCACGCGGCGGAGGTGCTCCTCTACGCCCGTAATCGACAGTATCCCCAACTCCCCCGCCTCCAGCGAGCACACGGACGACAGAAGGGAAACACGGGCCGCTTCCAAGAAGCTCTTCCTCTCCATTTACTCGACGTTGCTGGACAGCAAGAATGCCGCTCCCTTCAAGCGTCCCTTTCACGACGAGCACGCTCAGCGGCATGTGGACTTGTGCCTGCGTCCCATGGACCTGCCCACCATCAAGCGGAATATCGACTCGGGATTCATTCGCAACCTCAGTGAGCTTCACCGCGATGTCCTTTTGATGGCTCAAAATGTTCTGGTGGCTTACAAACCGCATACCAATCAGCACAAGACGGCCCGGCTGTTCGTCCAGGACTGTCAGGCCATCAAGGAGTtctcccagcagcagcagcagcagcaacagcagcaggacaCCCCAGTAGTCAGTGCCCCGATAGCCACAACGCCGGCGAACAGCGGGAGCAGCAAGGCGGAGCGGGAGAAGCCAAGTGGGAACAAGGCAAGGAGTGGCTTCCGGAAGAGCCAGAGGCATCACTAG
- the LOC6505538 gene encoding uncharacterized protein LOC6505538 produces the protein MELDYLNIIQLIRSNPIAIPPTANHHSELEPHPLKMSYAAERALSFLYPLAIVSSLICCITSAVAWTHWRYVLNACPDTNCGCVLHSKSTFNSFEGGNIGYCYFATYGLLLPLVFAVVLGIYHGYRMCIGRGEPKAGTATIRQRSGDMIVVTTESELTPDGLSPYYWLPATVISVIMAIYQLIYSAIFTDGFEVTCKQYRESLLKEIQGVGNIVPVIKARLSCAAVFDFMDYLVESISYERRRYGRINTAVCLYFTMIFAWIALFAWLIICVINIVHLRRTKAARV, from the exons ATGGAATTAGACTACTTGAACATTATCCAATTAATTAGATCTAACCCAATTGCCATCCCACCCACAGCGAACCATCATTCCGAGCTTGAACCCCATCCACTCAAGATGTCTTATGCAGCGGAGCGAGCCTTGTCCTTCCTCTACCCGCTGGCGATCGTGTCCTCCCTGATCTGCTGCATAACCTCGGCGGTGGCCTGGACCCACTGGCGTTACGTCCTCAACGCCTGTCCGGACACCAACTGCGGCTGCGTCCTTCACAGCAAGAGCACCTTCAATAGCTTCGAGGGTGGCAACATCGGCTACTGCTACTTCGCCACCTATGGCCTTTTGCTGCCCCTGGTCTTCGCCGTGGTGCTGGGAATCTATCATGGTTATCGGATGTGCATCGGGCGGGGCGAGCCCAAGGCGGGCACAGCCACCATCAGACAGCG CTCTGGTGACATGATTGTGGTTACAACTGAATCCGAACTAACTCCTGATGGTCTTTCCCCCTACTATT GGCTCCCTGCCACCGTTATATCCGTTATTATGGCCATCTATCAGCTCATCTACTCGGCCATTTTCACGGATGGATTCGAGGTGACCTGCAAACAGTACAGGGAGTCGCTCCTGAAGGAGATCCAGGGCGTGGGGAACATAGTGCCGGTGATCAAGGCACGTCTCTCCTGTGCTGCTGTTTTCGACTTCATGGACTATTTGGTGGAAAGCATCTCCTACGAACGGCGACGATATGGCCGCATCAACACCGCCGTCTGTCTATATTTTACGATGATTTTCGCCTGGATCGCACTATTCGCTTGGCTGATCATTTGCGTAATTAATATTGTGCATCTGCGACGCACAAAGGCTGCCAGGGTTTAA
- the LOC6505986 gene encoding NADH-quinone oxidoreductase subunit B 1, translating to MHLCSRSLKIFGNGSKLLVVSQGGALPLRTQKTLPVYEKNFGLEKAKYSPFGGNQSSTGEWAVARLDDLVNWSRKGSIWPMTFGLACCAVEMMHFAAPRYDMDRYGVLFRESPRQADCMIVAGTLTNKMAPALRKVYDEMPDPRWVISMGSCANGGGYYHYSYSVVRGCDRIVPVDIYVPGCPPTAEALMYGVLQLQKKIKRIKTVQMWYRK from the coding sequence ATGCATCTGTGCAGTAGgagcttaaaaatatttggaaatGGATCCAAGCTGCTAGTGGTTTCCCAAGGAGGGGCACTCCCACTACGTACGCAGAAGACTCTGCCAGTTTATGAGAAAAATTTTGGCCTCGAAAAAGCAAAATACTCACCATTTGGAGGAAACCAATCATCTACGGGCGAGTGGGCGGTGGCCAGATTGGATGACCTGGTGAACTGGAGCCGCAAGGGTTCCATTTGGCCAATGACTTTCGGCCTGGCCTGCTGTGCGGTGGAGATGATGCACTTCGCCGCTCCCAGATACGACATGGATCGCTATGGTGTCCTCTTCCGGGAATCTCCTAGGCAGGCGGATTGCATGATTGTGGCGGGAACTCTGACCAATAAAATGGCTCCGGCTTTGAGGAAGGTTTACGACGAAATGCCCGATCCAAGGTGGGTCATTTCAATGGGCAGTTGCGCCAACGGAGGAGGCTACTATCACTACTCCTACTCGGTGGTGCGTGGCTGTGATCGGATTGTTCCGGTGGATATATATGTTCCGGGATGCCCGCCAACAGCGGAGGCTCTCATGTACGGCGTACTGCAGCTCCAGAAGAAAATAAAGCGGATAAAAACGGTTCAGATGTGGTACAGAAAGTAA
- the LOC6505540 gene encoding signal peptidase complex subunit 1 yields MLDVQTHMDFVGQGKAERWSRLIITIFGIVGLIYGAFVQQFSFTVYILGAGFVLSSLITIPPWPLYRRNPLKWQKAIETDAKSSSSESGDEGKKKKK; encoded by the exons ATGCTGGACGTACAAACGCATATG GACTTTGTGGGCCAAGGAAAGGCCGAACGCTGGTCCCGGCTCATTATCACCATTTTTGGAATCGTCGGCTTGATTTACGGCGCATTCGTGCAGCAATTCTCCTTTACTGTTTACATTCTGGGGGCAGGATTCGTGCTCTCCTCCCTG ATCACCATTCCTCCATGGCCTCTGTACCGCCGGAATCCCTTGAAGTGGCAGAAAGCCATTGAAACGGACGCGAAGTCTTCCAGCTCCGAGTCCGGGGACgaaggaaaaaagaaaaagaagtaG
- the LOC6505985 gene encoding tRNA-uridine aminocarboxypropyltransferase 1 — translation MTHPADSQRRPRKYPFEKMRISDHSILDTIEGRHTCRLCHRSRKFFCYNCHIPVGDLENLLPRVQLPLQVDIIKHKKEIDGKSTAVHAAVLAPEHVRIHTFPDIPDYRDEPGVVLIFPSAKALTVPQLFERNVQLQIGDNYGLPYGHHMGTLLRRRMDEVEIPSQDQDAQNKRTWDLENLPIRRAVFIDSTWNQSRGIYADDRVRGLRTVVLQNRLSQFWRHQRGSPRWYLATIEAIHQFLLEVHVNAWGLNANYRGLDNLEITEGFHQLAAPLKVKPAEGDEDLVSRMSPYNGQYDNLLFFFANMYDLIHKYYDHNDLISYRRPI, via the coding sequence ATGACACATCCTGCGGATTCCCAAAGGCGTCCGCGAAAATACCCTTTCGAGAAAATGCGAATTTCGGACCACTCCATTCTGGACACCATTGAAGGGCGGCACACATGTCGTCTCTGTCACCGATCCCGAAAATTTTTCTGCTACAATTGCCACATTCCTGTGGGCGACCTGGAGAATCTTTTGCCCCGTGTACAACTGCCACTCCAAGTGGACATAATCAAGCACAAAAAGGAGATCGACGGAAAGAGTACGGCCGTACATGCAGCGGTGTTGGCGCCGGAACACGTGCGAATACACACTTTTCCGGATATACCCGACTACAGGGACGAGCCAGGCGTGGTACTGATCTTTCCCAGCGCCAAAGCCCTGACAGTGCCTCAACTTTTCGAAAGAAACGTGCAGCTGCAAATTGGAGATAACTATGGACTGCCTTATGGCCACCACATGGGTACCCTGCTGAGGAGAAGAATGGACGAGGTAGAGATACCAAGTCAGGACCAGGATGCACAAAACAAGAGAACCTGGGATCTGGAAAACCTGCCCATCCGCCGAGCCGTTTTTATAGACAGCACATGGAACCAAAGTCGAGGAATCTATGCGGACGACCGGGTTCGGGGCTTGCGGACAGTGGTTCTTCAAAACAGATTATCGCAGTTCTGGCGACACCAGCGCGGCAGTCCACGTTGGTACTTGGCCACCATAGAAGCCATTCACCAGTTCCTGCTGGAGGTACACGTCAACGCCTGGGGTTTGAACGCTAACTACCGCGGTTTGGATAATTTGGAAATAACCGAGGGTTTCCATCAACTAGCTGCTCCTTTGAAGGTTAAACCCGCAGAAGGGGACGAGGATCTGGTATCCAGAATGTCACCTTACAATGGACAGTATGATAATCTCCTGTTTTTCTTCGCCAATATGTACGATCTCATCCACAAATATTACGATCACAATGATTTAATATCCTACAGACGTCCCATTTAG
- the LOC6505541 gene encoding uncharacterized protein C2orf42 homolog, translating into MRGVRKCAHCGTLNGNRAGNRCGNTSCPQHKNVLDAVQLVCLRPGITLYSLRTKEKDHQPRNFVVIEDITLSLHLNAAVVSSKAECHAENCKQSAVPPIRDCIHVKSCRELGTEIPKAQVFKVTREVLWNLNIREEQKQQLWQLYKQAEEQERIPAVQRLNATTFAVKCERSESFPAARLHVTAMSSGKGCYACACKKLKIIVEPDNSLVMQDEICDHLLLVLAGILSSPQGKRIYGNFTNGLQSFWMPMQLETPLEEGVPEDLRLSLVDDFDPQVDILVFGDHLDLSMPDLSEGVFNLDNMQAATSSQSTSTATNALVHYANDSQVLANCDVYAEPIALTDCNIELMDQFQPTDQIDLTSEEIQLPLISEPYNILAAPSVFAESSPAVVSDQLPIELATIAVVKKTPVKASEIVNEVKSRKQPPLPAKRDLIVNNCNTAAKCRPIMETICLDPSVQPSLSYSAWLEHVIELLNESLEPSEMPPAGVSKRVVEHKFHVHREIFSHFCKSFSAGIKRRPLDKILVIESGKYKGLTKYVWHFTTSHNVKRIFNTSNISIQMDRAFERDKEGNFVPYVRPASDYILPGASRKRPMYKRLKLYMPRIIFEDAPKEQKGNGLLVTWTPDVLPHSQFGLMHLEFVVETKSPS; encoded by the exons ATGCGAGGTGTGCGAAAGTGTGCCCATTGTGGAACGCTCAATGGGAACCGAGCTGGAAATCGATGCGGAAATACATCTTGTCCTCAGCACAAGAACGTTCTTGACGCTGTGCAATTAGTTTGCCTTCGCCCGGGCATCACGCTTTACTCTTTGAGAACCAAGGAAAAGGACCATCAGCCGCGTAACTTTGTGGTTATTGAGGACATAACCCTATCACTGCATTTAAATGCAGCAGTGGTGTCCAGCAAGGCAGAGTGCCATGCCGAAAACTGCAAGCAGTCCGCGGTACCTCCCATCAGGGATTGCATTCATGTTAAATCTTGTCGCGAGCTGGGAACGGAAATCCCAAAAGCTCAGGTCTTCAAAGTGACCCGGGAGGTGCTTTGGAATCTGAACATTCGAGAGGAGCAAAAGCAGCAGCTCTGGCAGCTCTACAAGCAAGCCGAGGAGCAGGAACGCATCCCGGCTGTGCAGCGGCTGAATGCTACAACTTTCGCCGTGAAGTGCGAGCGTTCCGAGTCTTTTCCAGCCGCCCGGCTCCATGTCACCGCCATGTCCAGCGGCAAGGGATGTTATGCCTGTGCCTGCAAAAAGCTCAAGATAATTGTGGAACCGGACAACTCGCTGGTTATGCAGGACGAGATATGCGACCACCTGCTGCTCGTCCTAGCTGGCATACTCAGCTCCCCGCAGGGCAAACGCATCTATGGGAACTTCACCAACGGACTTCAGTCGTTTTGGATGCCAATGCAGTTGGAGACACCGCTAGAAGAAGGTGTACCGGAGGATCTCAGACTGAGCCTGGTCGATGACTTTGATCCGCAGGTTGATATACTTGTCTTTGGTGATCACCTAGAT CTTTCTATGCCGGATCTGTCCGAGGGGGTCTTTAATTTGGACAATATGCAGGCGGCAACTTCTAGTCAAAGCACCTCCACTGCCACCAATGCCCTTGTTCATTATGCCAACGACTCGCAGGTCCTGGCAAATTGCGATGTTTATGCCGAGCCCATAGCGCTTACCGATTGCAACATCGAACTGATGGATCAGTTTCAGCCCACGGATCAAATCGACCTGACCAGCGAGGAGATACAGCTTCCTTTGATTAGTGAGCCCTACAACATCCTAGCAGCTCCGTCTGTTTTTGCGGAATCCTCCCCCGCGGTGGTGTCCGACCAACTGCCAATTGAGTTGGCTACCATAGCAGTGGTTAAGAAGACTCCGGTGAAGGCTTCGGAAATTGTTAATGAAGTTAAGTCCAGGAAGCAGCCTCCGCTGCCAGCGAAAAGAGATTTAATTGTAAACAATTGTAATACGGCTGCCAAGTGCAGACCCATAATGGAAACAATTTGTTTGGATCCGTCGGTTCAACCGTCTCTATCCTACTCAGCATGGCTGGAACATGTTATTGAACTGCTAAACGAAAGTCTGGAGCCTTCAGAAATGCCTCCGGCAGGTGTTTCCAAACGTGTAGTTGAACATAAGTTTCATGTTCACAGA GAAATATTCTCCCACTTCTGCAAGAGCTTTAGTGCAGGAATTAAGCGGCGTCCTTTGGATAAAATATTGGTGATTGAATCCGGCAAATACAAGGGTCTCACCAAATATGTTTGGCACTTCACAACATCGCACAATGTGAAGCGAATCTTCAATACTTCAAAT ATAAGTATTCAAATGGATCGTGCCTTTGAACGCGATAAGGAGGGAAATTTTGTTCCCTATGTACGCCCGGCCAGCGACTATATCCTACCGGGTGCCTCCAGGAAGCGCCCCATGTACAAGAGACTTAAACTATACATGCCGAGGATCATATTCGAAGATGCACCAAAAGAACAAAAGGGAAACGGATTGCTGGTAACATGGACTCCCGATGTCCTGCCCCATAGCCAGTTCGGACTTATGCACTTGGAGTTCGTTGTGGAGACAAAATCGCCCAGTTAG